The Macaca nemestrina isolate mMacNem1 chromosome 1, mMacNem.hap1, whole genome shotgun sequence genome contains the following window.
GCATAGGCTCTTTGAGGAAGGTTCACAAATAGGGCCTAGGATTATGGGGTAGCCCATGTCTAAGTAGCTTCTAAGGCACGAAAACAACGAGGAACTCCAGTCCTATTGGCCCTGGCCTAGTTAAACCACTTGGATAAAGATGGACACACTAACAGGTTCATTACACTCCAGGGGTTCCCCTACCTTCCAGCGCCCTTCTGCCTGGAGGCTGAGCCCACAGACTGGCTGACCTCTGAGAACACTGACCCCCCTACTAGTTAGGTGGGTTTCAAGGGCCTGAGGCAGCATCTCTAGACCTCCACGAAGTGACCACTGGCTCCAGCGCTCAGCCAAGGCCTGGCGAATGAGTGCTGAGTCTGGCTGTGGGGTCCGCCCTGCAGAGGAAGCAAAGAAGAATCAttgaggctggatgcagtggctcacacttgtaatcccagcactttaggaggcggaggcgggtggatcacttgaggtcaggagtttgagaccagcctggccaacatagtgaaacttcgtctctaccaaaaaaaatacaaagattagctgggagtggtggcacatgtttgtaatcccaactacttaagaggctgaggcaggagaactgcttgagcctgggagacagaggttgcaatgagccaatctgagattgcaccactgcactccagcctaggtggcagagcaagactttgtctcaaaaaagaaaaaaagaatcattgaATAGCACCCTTTGTCCCCACTCCCTCACTTTGGCAGTCCTTAATATCTTCACCCTTTGAATCAATTCCCCCTCACCTGCCCCCAGCAGCAGGCCCAGTAATACGGAACGATGGGTTTGCTCAGCTTGGAAGAGACTGGGAAAACAGGACCTGATGCTGAGCTCACGGCTGTTGCCTGCAAACACTCCACGGCAGAGACTGTCCATGGCTAGAGACGCCACCTTAAGGGTGAGACTGGGACTAAGGAGCCAAAGAATAATCTACACTGACTGATTTCCACAGCCCGTATTTGGTAGGGAATGGGGGTGGGATAGGGTTTGGTTTGGGAGACATTCCCACTATGACAGAAGGATGGAAGTGAAGGCCTTCACTCCCAATAATGAGTTTTGGGAATTATGAGGGGGTGGGATAGGAAGAGAAGAGGGCATCTCCAAATGATACAGAAGAGCCCCTACGTGGTAGATTTGAACAGGGAGCTCTGCAGCTGGTTTAGGAGGGAAGATGTTTGGGGCCTCTGGGCAAGTGTCACCTCAGGTCCAAGGCGGCGCTGGGCAAAACTGTGCACGGTCTCATCAGGCTCTTTGCCCCGGGGCTTGGTCAGCTCCCTCAGCCCAGCCCAAAACAGAGGTTTGGAGAAGGGGGGTGAAGGGCGGAGTAGCCCCCTGCATGGAGAAAGACTTAGTGAGGGGGAAGCTCCTGACATACTTCCCCAGCTTCAGGCGCTGGGGTCATTTCCACTCATTAGGCTTCCTTTTGCTGGGAAGGCTGACAGggagatgaagaaatggaaggcaggtcaggcacggtggctcacgtctgtaatcccagcactttgggaggccgaggcaggcggatcacaaggtcaggagttcgagaccagcctggccaatatggtgaaaccccatctctactaaaaatacaaaaaatagccggacgtggtggtgggcacctgtagttccagctactcgggaggctgaagcaggagactcgcttgagcccgaaaggcggaggttgcagtgagccaagatcgcaccattgcactccatcctgggcgacagcgatactccgtctcaaaaaaaaaaaaaaaaaaaaaaaaaaaagagaaagaaatggaagcatATGAGGATGAGGGCACAGTAAAAGCAGCGGAGGTGCTGGTGTTACCTGAGGCCAGTGGGCAGGGCATGCAGGGCACCGCCCACGTAGAGGAACCTGTTCTGGGCAGCTGGGTGGTCTCCCCGGACAGGCAGCACTTCTGAATCCAAGCCAAGCTCAGAAACCTGCTCTCCACAGGCCCTCAGAAGAGGAGAAACTAAGGGAAGGTCTGACCCACCAAACATACTTCCCCCTCTAAACTCTATTCCCCAATGGAAGCCCCCTCCACAACCTCTCTCCTAGACATCCCACAAGCCTCTCACCAGGAGCAAGGTCCGGGCCCCTAGGGCTCCCGCTGGCCTAATTCCCCGAGGTCCAAGCTCAAAGATAGCACCATTCGGGCCTCGAACAGAGCGAATCCAGCCTCCCAGACGCTCACTGCCCTCCACCAGGACCACCTGGCGACAAGAGGGAGCGACACTGCAGCACCGCCTGTAGCCGCCGGGGATAGgtcaggaggggaggggaagaggcacATTCAGAGGGCCAGGATCCATCTAACTTTTGATGGAAATGGGAAAAGAGCATTAAATGAAGCTCCCTCTGACACAGGTGGAGCACTCACCTTAGGGGGACACGGGGCCCGGCTCAGGTGGTAACTGGCGGCCAAGCCGCTGACGCCTCCGCCCAACACGACCACGGTCCGGCCCATGGGGAAACCTGGGGGAAAGGGGGCGATATGGACAGGCAGACCGGGGACACCCTGCGCTCCAGAAGCCCCGCCGGTTTTGCGTTCTATCCCCGGTCACTCACTGCTTTAAGGGAAACTAAGTGTGCACAGATGGGCTGGTGGAACAGTGAGGTCCCCGTCCAGGTGCCAGGACTCACCCacaggagaggagaaaaaatgaGGCAGAAGGAGGTCGAGGTCCTAAGACCGTACCCCGCCAGCGCTCCGCTGGGTGCAGATAAGGGCCACACCCTCGCTATCGGCCCTCGCAGGGCTCGGGGCGGCGGGCAGTACGCCTGAGTTCTGAGGCGCTCTGTTTGCCACGGTAGGCCAAAAAGTGCTTCAAATCCGCTATTCCCACCCCCAGCCTTTTCGGTCTCTCCTACTCTCCGTCCACTCTGTTCTCGCGGCACGCGCCTGACCATATTTCTCCTACATCTGGATTGGCAGGCCCTGGAAGGTCCCGGATCACGTTCACCAATGAAAACATTGAACTGGCAGAGGCGGAGCGACGGCAGCTGTAAGAGCTTGAGGTTAACCGCGTCAGCTCCGAGCTGGGAGTGAGCGGCCCTACCAGGCACTGCCCTCCTCAGGACCGAGGCGACGAGCGCTTAATGCTGGAGTTAGCGTTCCCCAGCACAAGTTTCCCAGGTCCAGCTAGGGTGACAACCCTAGAGGGAAGGCCCCAGGAGCTTTGGTCGTAGGGAGAATAGATAGGGACACTGGAAGCCAGTCCACTGGGAGGTGGCTCCATAAACAGCTCCTTGATGTTAGCAACAGACCGGGCCTACGGGAGCTAGGGCCACCCGGCAACGTACCCAGTGTTTGTCAACAGCGGCATCCCCCATCGCCGACCAAACCAGACGCCCCAGAGCCTGCACGCAGCCTCAAGTATGCCTTCCCTCTTTTTCCTCCCAGTGCTTAATGTACACTGCTGGGGGGCACAGGTCCGGGTCCAGCACCATCTCCGAAACCTTCCCCCTTGGATCTGAGAGCGCCCCCACCTATTAGAGAGGGAACTTGGGTCCCAGGAAGACTCCAATTAGGCCCAGTTTTCTGTCACTCCctaagcaaaaatacaaataagcacatcattttttcttaataaatttattCACAAAAAGTGATATTGCAGGGGGTCTGGGGGCTGTACACGGGCAGGGGCTTGGTGAGCTCTGTACATGGGGCTGGGAGACAAGGGAGCCTCCAGGTGGAAgggtattttttaataaaaaaaataatggaGCTACAaccaccccctcccccctccccgattaaaaagacacaaaaatagaCGTCTCTGAGGTAAACGGGGAGCCTGGGGCTTAAGGGTGTTTAAAGGGCTTCACAGGTGCCAGGGCTTAGAGAGGGTGTCACAGGCACCGGGGTGGCTCCTGCATCAGTTGGTAGAACAGCACGTAGCCCTCGCTGGATGCCACCTGGTTTTCACTGACAGGGGAGACACTAGGAAAAAGGGAGATCGGGAAAGGGTTGTGGTCATTACTGTTTACTCCCTTCTCCCTCAAGACCGAACCTCAGAGCATCCAGGAAGAGATCAGGCAAGACCTCCGCCTCTCCTTTCACCTGGCACTCTGCTGTCCTGGGACTTCACAGAAGGGGAGGGTGTCAGGGCTGAGTGGGAATGGGGCAAGATGTAAATAGGAGGCTGTTCTCACCGAGAGTCATTGTAGACATGCCAACCAGTCTGGCACCTGCACAGGGCTGTGTAGTGGCCATAGTGGACGCTGCCTGAGTGGTTGCAAAGGGCATACAGCTGGTATACAGGACTTCCTGCGGGGTTGGAGATGATCAAGTTCTACAATCAGAGCTGTGCCCCCACTCCTTTGGCTCCTTAGGACTTTCCCCACCAGACTCACCGGCTTTGTCACTGGCAAAGTCCCCTAGGCTCAGTCGCTGCAGTGGAAAGTCTACACCTACTGAACTCTTCTTGATGGAGCCTCGGGAGGCAGAAAAGCGATTCAGATCTAAGCCCTGGTTAAGGAGCATTTGGGAGGCAGTGGGCCTCTGAGGGGGACTTCTGTCCTGAAAGCtgtcctctccccactcccaaaacactgggagtAGCTTGTGGAAAAGGGTGTGGCAGGCTTTTCCTAAGGAAAATTCAATTCTCTGGAAACATGGAGGGTGAGGAAAGAGAATGTATGGGAGGTATCCTAAGAGAAGTAAGAATCTGAAGATTAGGATATGGAGCACGAGGATTCGAGGGAATCTTTGTACTGTCAACTTTTTGGTACTTCGAGTTTTCTGCCGACATCGATCACACACCTGAATAAATGGCAAACAGTGTTAGGTTAATGTGCTCCTAACCTCAACTGGCTTTTCTGACACTCCAATCCACATATAAATTTCGTATGCACTTCATTACGGCTGGATCCTCTCGGCTTCTCCCCTTTGCTCTAGGAGTACTAGAACATATCTGAGACTCCAACACAAACCCAGATACATAAATATTATTCCCCATATTAAGGCATCATGCAATCCATTTTATCCACATGGAGTCCCCCTCCCCCCAGGTCTCCCACCCTTACTATATCCCTTGTGAACCTCCACATACTGGGGCATTCTCCGACTCTAGCTCTTCTTCCTTAGTGAAAAGGTTGAAACAATCCCGCAGAGACACTTTGCCCCCAGCAAATCCTTTCTGGgggaaaaggggaagaaaggtCAACATGTTCTGAATTTCCTTTTCCAACTCTTCTCAATCAATCCAGGCTTCAGTTCTGCTCCAGAAACCCACAGGGTTCCCGCCCTCACTCTGGGGGTGGGTAGGCTTGGGTCACAGAGCCCCTGTCCTGTCCACCCCGGAATCCTCTGGAATCCCACCTTGGGGATGGGCAGGGACAGGTCACAAAAAACCTCGAAGGTCGTGGAGCGATACCCACAGGCCTGGCACTTGAGACAACTTTTCAACTGGCCCACAAACAGGTCTAGACAGAAGCACAGGGACAGGAGAAAAGGTCATTGTTGGATGTTATGAGATGATTTCTCGGATTTCTATCTCTTTCTGCCCCTTTGCCTGACCCTTCCTTTCCCACTACCAACACTCCTAATCAACTCTTCACACAGCTTCACATTTGCATCATCCAGTCTTCTTCCCATACCCCTCGATAGTATCAATTTTCCCCCCAAGCCTGTACCCCCCTCACACACTAATTTTCCCTCATTGCTTTGCCCCATTCCATACCCACAATCTTGCTGTCCTCTCGCTCCAGGTAACGTTTCCACATTAGGTTGGCTCGGTCATCATCACTACCACAGATCAAAGGAAGTGGGGAGCATCCATGAGACAGCAAGAACACTGGGCACCCCAACACCCACTGAAACGACCCACAGAGCCCTACACCCCACCCACACCCCTGCTTCTTCCCTATATTTCAAGGAAAAGTCAAAGGAATAATGCCTCAATGAACTTTCTGGGGAAATCTGAGgtgagaggaaaaggaaggattGTACACAAGGGAAGAATATGCTGTCTTCCTCAACCTGTAAATTAATTATCCCCTTCTTCAATTTGGTGACATCCCTAGCATGATCTTCTGCCTCCATCTGCTCCCTTAGActccccctcttccttccttctacttctACGCTGCTTCTCACACTATTTTCTATACTAAAGGGTTTTCCTGGACCCTACATCTTTCATCTTGACTAGTTCAGTTCTATGAAGTGTAAATGCTGCTGATAAACTACTGGGGAGAGGAGGTAGAGGGAACGACCCTTACCTTAACTCAGGTTCTTCTAGCAGAGCCCCTCCTCGGCGGGGTGGAGAGGGAACTGGACCATTGGCAAGGATTGGTGGAGCCCGGCGGCCTCGGCGGTTGATTTCAAGGTGTAGCCGCTCCATGAGGAGCTTCAGGAACTCTTGGGCATCCTGCTGGCTACAGCCAGACAAAGAGTATGGGCAACTGACTCCCCTCCTAGTCCACAGACACTATTCCCTGCCCAGATACCGGTCCCCACTTCCTGGATGAAGAACATCTCAAAGCTCAGAACAATGCTGCCAGGGCCCTTGCTTGGCCCTACCCCCAGACATGGCCAGAGAGAAATCCCATAGCCTTCAGCTCTCCCACCTGTATCCAGAGAAGGAGGGAACATATTTCTGGAAGACAGCTCGGAATCGAGTAGGATTCACAGCTTCGCAGGAGTCAGGGTGCCAGAGGGCACcaatcacatctgcaaaggcTGTTAGGATGGGAGTAGGGAAGGGAAACAAAGGTTAATGTCTGGAAGAGGCAAGCAAGATGTGGCTCAGAGGGCAGAAAATAACCTTTAGGAAAGTAGGCACTGGGAAAAGTAGATACAACTGCCAGATTTAAGGGTTGGGGGCCACCAGTACTGGCAG
Protein-coding sequences here:
- the LOC105498201 gene encoding ubiquitin carboxyl-terminal hydrolase 21 isoform X2, whose translation is MISARSSEPFYSDDKMAHHTLLLGSGHVGLRNLGNTCFLNAVLQCLSSTRPLRDFCLRRDFRQEVPGGGRAQELTEAFADVIGALWHPDSCEAVNPTRFRAVFQKYVPSFSGYSQQDAQEFLKLLMERLHLEINRRGRRAPPILANGPVPSPPRRGGALLEEPELSDDDRANLMWKRYLEREDSKIVDLFVGQLKSCLKCQACGYRSTTFEVFCDLSLPIPKKGFAGGKVSLRDCFNLFTKEEELESENAPVCDRCRQKTRSTKKLTVQRFPRILVLHILIFRFLLLLGYLPYILFPHPPCFQRIEFSLGKACHTLFHKLLPVFWEWGEDSFQDRSPPQRPTASQMLLNQGLDLNRFSASRGSIKKSSVGVDFPLQRLSLGDFASDKAGSPVYQLYALCNHSGSVHYGHYTALCRCQTGWHVYNDSRVSPVSENQVASSEGYVLFYQLMQEPPRCL
- the LOC105498201 gene encoding ubiquitin carboxyl-terminal hydrolase 21 isoform X1 is translated as MPQASEHRLGRTREPPVNIQPRVGSKLPFAPRARSKERRNPASGPNPMLRPLPPRPGPPDERLKKLELGRGRTSGPRPRGPLRADHGVPLPGSPPPTVALPLPSRTNLARSKSVSSGDLRPMGIALGGHRGTGELGAALSRLALRPEPPTLRRSTSLRRLGGFPGPPTLFSIRTEPPASHGSFHMISARSSEPFYSDDKMAHHTLLLGSGHVGLRNLGNTCFLNAVLQCLSSTRPLRDFCLRRDFRQEVPGGGRAQELTEAFADVIGALWHPDSCEAVNPTRFRAVFQKYVPSFSGYSQQDAQEFLKLLMERLHLEINRRGRRAPPILANGPVPSPPRRGGALLEEPELSDDDRANLMWKRYLEREDSKIVDLFVGQLKSCLKCQACGYRSTTFEVFCDLSLPIPKKGFAGGKVSLRDCFNLFTKEEELESENAPVCDRCRQKTRSTKKLTVQRFPRILVLHILIFRFLLLLGYLPYILFPHPPCFQRIEFSLGKACHTLFHKLLPVFWEWGEDSFQDRSPPQRPTASQMLLNQGLDLNRFSASRGSIKKSSVGVDFPLQRLSLGDFASDKAGSPVYQLYALCNHSGSVHYGHYTALCRCQTGWHVYNDSRVSPVSENQVASSEGYVLFYQLMQEPPRCL
- the LOC105498203 gene encoding protoporphyrinogen oxidase isoform X3, whose protein sequence is MGRTVVVLGGGVSGLAASYHLSRAPCPPKVVLVEGSERLGGWIRSVRGPNGAIFELGPRGIRPAGALGARTLLLVSELGLDSEVLPVRGDHPAAQNRFLYVGGALHALPTGLRGLLRPSPPFSKPLFWAGLRELTKPRGKEPDETVHSFAQRRLGPEVASLAMDSLCRGVFAGNSRELSIRSCFPSLFQAEQTHRSVLLGLLLGAGRTPQPDSALIRQALAERWSQWSLRGGLEMLPQALETHLTSRGVSVLRGQPVCGLSLQAEGRWKVSLRDSSLEADHVISAIPASVLSELLPAEAAPLARALSAITAVSVAVVNLQYQGAHLPVQVMLGGSWLQTLEASGCVLSQELFQQRAQEAAATQLGLKELPSHCLVHLHKNCIPQYTLGHWQKLESARQFLAAHRLPLTLAGASYEGVAVNDCIESGRQAAVSVLGTEPNS
- the LOC105498201 gene encoding ubiquitin carboxyl-terminal hydrolase 21 isoform X3, with the protein product MAGCGGAQREDCSRPERTLHKGVQPVVSTMPQASEHRLGRTREPPVNIQPRVGSKLPFAPRARSKERRNPASGPNPMLRPLPPRPGPPDERLKKLELGRGRTSGPRPRGPLRADHGVPLPGSPPPTVALPLPSRTNLARSKSVSSGDLRPMGIALGGHRGTGELGAALSRLALRPEPPTLRRSTSLRRLGGFPGPPTLFSIRTEPPASHGSFHMISARSSEPFYSDDKMAHHTLLLGSGHVGLRNLGNTCFLNAVLQCLSSTRPLRDFCLRRDFRQEVPGGGRAQELTEAFADVIGALWHPDSCEAVNPTRFRAVFQKYVPSFSGYSQQDAQEFLKLLMERLHLEINRRGRRAPPILANGPVPSPPRRGGALLEEPELSDDDRANLMWKRYLEREDSKIVDLFVGQLKSCLKCQACGYRSTTFEVFCDLSLPIPKKGFAGGKVSLRDCFNLFTKEEELESENAPVCDRCRQKTRSTKKLTVQRFPRILVLHILIFRFLLLLGYLPYILFPHPPCFQRIEFSLGKACHTLFHKLLPVFWEWGEDSFQDRSPPQRPTASQMLLNQGLDLNRFSASRGSIKKSSVGVDFPLQRLSLGDFASDKAGSPVYQLYALCNHSGSVHYGHYTALCRCQTGWHVYNDSRVSPVSENQVASSEGYVLFYQLMQEPPRCL
- the LOC105498203 gene encoding protoporphyrinogen oxidase isoform X4, yielding MGRTVVVLGGGVSGLAASYHLSRAPCPPKVVLVEGSERLGGWIRSVRGPNGAIFELGPRGIRPAGALGARTLLLVSELGLDSEVLPVRGDHPAAQNRFLYVGGALHALPTGLRGLLRPSPPFSKPLFWAGLRELTKPRGKEPDETVHSFAQRRLGPEVASLAMDSLCRGVFAGNSRELSIRSCFPSLFQAEQTHRSVLLGLLLGAGRTPQPDSALIRQALAERWSQWSLRGGLEMLPQALETHLTSRGVSVLRGQPVCGLSLQAEGRWKVSLRDSSLEADHVISAIPASVLSELLPAEAAPLARALSAITAVSVAVVNLQYQGAHLPVQGFGHLVPSSEDPGVLGIVYDSVAFPEQDGSPPGLRVTVMLGGSWLQTLEASGCVLSQELFQQRAQEAAATQLGLKELPSHCLVHLHKAKNLFKWQQSHDRTVE
- the LOC105498203 gene encoding protoporphyrinogen oxidase isoform X1, with the translated sequence MGRTVVVLGGGVSGLAASYHLSRAPCPPKVVLVEGSERLGGWIRSVRGPNGAIFELGPRGIRPAGALGARTLLLVSELGLDSEVLPVRGDHPAAQNRFLYVGGALHALPTGLRGLLRPSPPFSKPLFWAGLRELTKPRGKEPDETVHSFAQRRLGPEVASLAMDSLCRGVFAGNSRELSIRSCFPSLFQAEQTHRSVLLGLLLGAGRTPQPDSALIRQALAERWSQWSLRGGLEMLPQALETHLTSRGVSVLRGQPVCGLSLQAEGRWKVSLRDSSLEADHVISAIPASVLSELLPAEAAPLARALSAITAVSVAVVNLQYQGAHLPVQGFGHLVPSSEDPGVLGIVYDSVAFPEQDGSPPGLRVTVMLGGSWLQTLEASGCVLSQELFQQRAQEAAATQLGLKELPSHCLVHLHKNCIPQYTLGHWQKLESARQFLAAHRLPLTLAGASYEGVAVNDCIESGRQAAVSVLGTEPNS
- the LOC105498203 gene encoding protoporphyrinogen oxidase isoform X2, producing the protein MGRTVVVLGGGVSGLAASYHLSRAPCPPKVVLVEGSERLGGWIRSVRGPNGAIFELGPRGIRPAGALGARTLLLVSELGLDSEVLPVRGDHPAAQNRFLYVGGALHALPTGLRGLLRPSPPFSKPLFWAGLRELTKPRGKEPDETVHSFAQRRLGPEVASLAMDSLCRGVFAGNSRELSIRSCFPSLFQAEQTHRSVLLGLLLGAGRTPQPDSALIRQALAERWSQWSLRGGLEMLPQALETHLTSRGVSVLRGQPVCGLSLQAEGRWKVSLRDSSLEADHVISAIPASVLSELLPAEAAPLARALSAITAVSVAVVNLQYQGAHLPVQGFGHLVPSSEDPGVLGIVYDSVAFPEQDGSPPGLRVTVMLGGSWLQTLEASGCVLSQELFQQRAQEAAATQLGLKELPSHCLVHLHKNCIPQYTLGHWQKLGQEPVQVATES